The Lonchura striata isolate bLonStr1 chromosome 8, bLonStr1.mat, whole genome shotgun sequence genomic interval CTACAAAGAGCCTAAGAATGGGCTTATTGCAGGGGGGTTTGTGGAAAACCCCATGGCTCTCTAGTGCAGAgtgggcaggcacacagagatACAAAATGCTGCTCTCAGCCCCCCCACAGAATGCAGGGGGCACAGAACACTGAGCACTGCAGCAATGTGCAGGGCATGGCAGGCTCTTTCAGGACACCACCCTATACCTTCAGCTGGAGAGACTTCTGGCTCTTCAGGCTCAGCAACTGCTGCCAcctcttctgctgcttccacctcttcttcctcttccaggACCTCAGCTTCAGGCATCTCAGGCACTTCAAAGATATTAGTGCAGTTCATTTTACATAGATGAGAAGACATGGCAAGTAGGAACAACAGCCAGGGCGACATGGacacagaacagcacagcaggCACTCAAACCCTCACACACCACACAGCAGCACCCTTGTCCCAGCACACACTGCCGTGACACTCTCAGTCAGGGCATAGAGACAGGCCAGGGTAGGACAAGGCTTAGGAGAAGAAGATTCAGTATGTTCTTTGTTAAGCTATCCATGAAGACAGGTACCTCTGGGTGCTGGAAGCTCTGGTGCTTTGGCAGAGGGCACAGGTGGCTTTTCCTCACGAGCAGCCTTCCGGGGCACCTCAGGTGCTTCAAAGATATTAGTAGCAGTCAGTTCTGTGCATACAACAGGAGGATGCACAGTGACACATAGACTGGACATACACTCATGAACAGAACCAACGTGGTCTCCCAGCATCAACCTCTCTCTCTCACTggctcacacacacagacccCACAGggcagaaatttcaggaaatCACCAAGGAACAGAACAACAACAGACATCAGAAATAACAGGTAAGACAATAAGGACAGTCTCATTTGGACTGATGCACAAAGCCACAGGTACCTCGAACTGCTGCTGGTTCTGGCTGTTTGGGCACAGTTACAGGTGTAGGCTCTTCCAGAGCACCTTTCTTGGGCACCTTGGGAACTTCAAAGATATTAGTGGATTTTAGTTTTGTGGGCACTGCAGATGGCTGTGTTACAATAAAGCAACCCGTAGATATTGCACACAGTCTTTTTTGAGAAAGTGCTGTGGTTACATTCAGCCAtcagctctgctttgcttcCAGCCTGTGGAATGACCACGTTGTCCAAGACATCCCACAGGAGATGGGAACTCTGTGTGGTCTTTGTCTCTTAGTCAGGATGGAAATGTAAAAAATGTATCTGGTTTCTTAGTAACAGATGATCAGAGTTTTATCTGTGGAATCCTAGTGCTTTTGTCTACTGGCCGTGTTTCATAAATGACtgtgttctgtgctgctttaggcAGTCATTGTCATATTTTTACTTGCCACTTTACTATTACTATTTTTATCCTTCAGGTTGACTTCTCCTTTCTAATGCTATCTGcaattttcctctcttctttaacttttcctattttcccctcTGTCATCTCCTGGCTTTCATTCTAATCACTTGATGTTCCTTATAACTGTTTCTTACattaatttcaattatttaaataattacatGATCACTTTTAGGTAGTACTTCACTTGAGGAATGTCATTGTATTTCAGATGGAGAGAGTCTGATGGCAGAGGGAATGTTTTCTCTGGCCAGAACTTGGGAGTcctaaaggaaattaaatgatGTATCACTGCATCAATATATTGTGTCTTCAGTTTAGTGTgtcttcagtaatttttttgtatttcaattGTAAATGCCTTTTTAAAGGCTCACTGTCTTACATGCCATAGTAACTTTACAGCTTTTTCATGCTATTTATACAAAGTAACATGTTTGCAAATCCCATTGTCAAAAATGTTAATGTATGACCAAAATACAGACAAATTATAAATAacagtttaaagaaaatattctgctcTGTGATACAGATACATAGAGATATTTGTGATTATTTTGCTCTGTGTACTAAAACTACTACTCTCTGCTGAGACCTTTAGTTTCTGTCTATTTTGTCTTTCCTCATAGAATCATCTAggttggaaaaatattttaggatCATCAAATCTAACTGTGAACATAACACTGCCTAGTCCCACCAAACCATATATGAAGCCATCCCTACTAATAATATGAACAACTGTTCATGAACTCCTTCTCTTACATCTCTAAgattttggcattttttggTAGACAGGAGTTTATCATATCTGCTTGATATGGCATAAACCCAGTATAACAAAAGTTGGTTTAAGTTGAGGAAACATTTCACACCCTTGCACAGCATTTCATATTTGGCACATCCCTTCCTCATTTTTGATAGCAGAGTATCATTTTAAACTgagattaattaaaaataacccTAAAAAGCAAATAACACCCCTTCTTATGATGACAATAGTGGTGACATGTACCTTTAGGAAGTGAAGCTTCTGGTTTTTTAGCTAGAGCAGGGGGCACTTTCTTCTCTGGAACAGTCCTCTCAGCTGTCTCAGGCACTTCAAAGATATTAGTGCATTTCATTTTACAGTTACAAGAACACTCAGTATTAAATACAAAGACTGAAACACAGAGGACAACAGGCATGTTTTGAAGTAATAATTTAGCACACACTCATACTCAGTATGATTTGTTTAGcaagcatattttaaaacacaacaaaaacgACAGACAGCTCAAAAGAGGTTAAAATAatacttaaaagaaaattcactcTGATTGTCTTATATTCATGATAACAGATAGCTTTGACCGATGcaggttttggtttttcagGAGCAGCTagagaaattttcttttctgggaCAGCTTTTTGAACATTGCATGTTCTTTGAAGATATTAGTATCTATTAATTATGTGTATTAAGCTTTAAGATGAACACTGAAACAACATACTCAATGGAAGGAAAAGAGATCCAATGCATAAGAGATACCTTTAGGCTGCGCAGCTGCTCGTTTTTTAGCAGCAACATGCTGTTCCTTTTCAGCCACCTTGGCTGGTGGTGGTTCCTCCAGTGCCAAAACGAGCTCAGGTTCTTTGGATGCCACTTCACGCTTTGGTTTTGGAAGTGGTGTAGAAGGCTCCAGGTTTTGGGGTTCTAAAATAGTTTCTGGTTCTTCAGACACCATGACAGGCTCTGGCACAAAAGGCTTTGATTTTCTGGACACTTCAGTATGCATTGACTTCTGGAAATCTGCAGCAAAGTCTGTTTCTTCAGCTGCTACAAATTCTGTTTTTTGGGACTGcacaaaatgttttgttttggggggcACCACAACACGCTTTGATTTTTGAGTTGATTCAACTGTCTCTGACTCAGACACTACTATGAGCTCATATTCCTCAGGAGCCAAAAATGGTTCTGGTTTCTGGGATTCCAGAACTGGTTTTTGTTCTGGGGGCATCACACTATATTTTAACTTTTGGGGTGGCATGTGAGGCTTGGGTTCCTCAGGTACCACAATAAATTCTTCTTTCTCAAGAACTTCAACCTGTGCAAGTTTTTGGGATTCCACAATGGGCTTCTGTTTTGGTGGCATCACGCCATATTTTAGTTTTTGGGGTTCTAAGTCAGGCATTGTTTTTTCAGGTACCACAACAAATTCTTGTTTCTCAAGCACTACAACCTGTGCAAATTTTTGGGATTCCATAACAGACTTCTGTTTTGGGAGCATCATGCCATGTTTTAGTTTCTGGGATGCCACATCAGGCTTGGGTTCCTCAGGTACCACAACAAGCTCTGGTTTCTCAGGCACTACAACATGCTTTGGTTTTTGGGATTCCACAACAGACATCTGTTTTGGGGGCATCACACCATGTTTTAGTTTTTGGGGTTCTACATGAGGCATGGGTTCTTCAGGTACTACAACAAATTCTTGTTTCTCAAGCACTACAACATGTGCAACTTTTTGGGATTCCATAATGGGCTTCTGTTTTGGGGGCATCACGCCATGTTTTAGTTTTTGGGGTTCTACATCAGGCATGGGTTCTTCAGGTACCACAACAAATTCTTGTTTCTCAAGCACTACAACCTGTGCAAGTTTCTGGGATTCCACAATGGGCTTCTGTTTTGGGGGCATCACACCATGTTTTAGTTTTTGGGATGCCACATCAGGTTTGGGTTCCTCAGGTACCACAACAAGCTCTGGTTTCTCAGGCACCACAATATGCTCTCTTTTTTGGGACGCTAAAACAGATTCTGATTTTTGGTGTGTCAAAAGAGTCTCAGGCTGCTCAGATGTCAGAACATGCTCTAGTTTATGAACTGCCTTTACAGACTTTATTTTTCGGGCCACTCCAGCCACTTCTGGTTCTTGCGGTTCCACCTCTTGAGGCTTTAGTTTTGCTTGTCCTGCAATGGACTTTGGTTCTTGAGGAACTGGAACA includes:
- the LOC144246702 gene encoding uncharacterized protein LOC144246702 — protein: MFLIFSSQLSFMFYGWLNSVMIVSAAVKFRTNIFYVHKATKTTLPEKKVRVPVPQEPKSIAGQAKLKPQEVEPQEPEVAGVARKIKSVKAVHKLEHVLTSEQPETLLTHQKSESVLASQKREHIVVPEKPELVVVPEEPKPDVASQKLKHGVMPPKQKPIVESQKLAQVVVLEKQEFVVVPEEPMPDVEPQKLKHGVMPPKQKPIMESQKVAHVVVLEKQEFVVVPEEPMPHVEPQKLKHGVMPPKQMSVVESQKPKHVVVPEKPELVVVPEEPKPDVASQKLKHGMMLPKQKSVMESQKFAQVVVLEKQEFVVVPEKTMPDLEPQKLKYGVMPPKQKPIVESQKLAQVEVLEKEEFIVVPEEPKPHMPPQKLKYSVMPPEQKPVLESQKPEPFLAPEEYELIVVSESETVESTQKSKRVVVPPKTKHFVQSQKTEFVAAEETDFAADFQKSMHTEVSRKSKPFVPEPVMVSEEPETILEPQNLEPSTPLPKPKREVASKEPELVLALEEPPPAKVAEKEQHVAAKKRAAAQPKVPETAERTVPEKKVPPALAKKPEASLPKVPKVPKKGALEEPTPVTVPKQPEPAAVRGTCGFVHQSK